In Bacteroidota bacterium, the DNA window GGAAAACCGCTCGCTTTTCTATCTTTATGATTTCACTTTTATTTTTTATGGGTGTTTTGCTGGGTTATTATTTGATAGTTCCCATTTCATTAAATTTTTTAAGCAATTACATAGTTAGTAGTGCTATTGAAAATACAATTAATTTAAGATCATATATAACTACACTTTCAAGTATATGCTTTGCATCGGGGATAATTTTTGAGTTACCTGTAATAACTTATTTTTTATCAAAATTAGGATTAGTAACTCCTGATGTTATGAAAAAATTCAGAAGACATGCAATTGTTGTCATCCTAATTCTATCTTCAATTTTAACACCTCCTGACATGGTAAGTCAGTTTTTGATTGCTATTCCTCTATTTTTACTTTATGAAATAAGTATAAAAATATCAGCAAGAGTAGTAAAAAAAATTGAGTAGGTAGTGCCTCTAAGAAAACTGTTAAATTTTATGATTTCTAAGATTTTTGACCTGCCTTTGCTGTCAGGCAAGTGAGATTTTTATTTTTTGAAACGAGGCGATGCTTTAGCATCAGTGAGTTGAGAAAGATAAAAATATCGCAAAAAGATATGAATCTAATTTTGCAGAGTTTTCTTAGAGGCACTAAGTAGTGCCTCTTAGAAAACTATCTATTTTTATAAAATGAATTATTTTTGATGAGATTTTTACTTTTTGGAAATGAGCTGATGCCTTTGCATCAGGGATTTGAGAAAAATAAAAAT includes these proteins:
- the tatC gene encoding twin-arginine translocase subunit TatC translates to MKKSSKSKRISSSDENLDEMSFFDHLEALRWHILRSVVVVIIFAIVAFIFKSFVFDSVILAPKESYFPTNRFFCHFAEKFNKDILCINQNPLKLINIKITGQFVIHITISLIAGLIIAFPYIIFELWKFIKPALFKNERKTARFSIFMISLLFFMGVLLGYYLIVPISLNFLSNYIVSSAIENTINLRSYITTLSSICFASGIIFELPVITYFLSKLGLVTPDVMKKFRRHAIVVILILSSILTPPDMVSQFLIAIPLFLLYEISIKISARVVKKIE